Below is a genomic region from Armatimonadota bacterium.
TGCAGTTGTCGCGTGAATGGATTCAAGACAAGTCCCAGGATCTCCAGCGTAACCGTGCCAAGCAGAGCCTCGTCCCCGGGCTCACCCAGGATCACGGGCGTGTGGCCCTGCCCATGCGGAAGCGAGATGTGGCACTCGGACACCTGGCGCTGCATCGTACTGCCGTCGGCCAAGGAGAATGTCATGGTCCGCGTTGGCGACAGGCCTATCGATTGCCAGACAGTGTGGGGAAGCAGCGTGTAGGTCGCCCCGCTGTCGACCAGGAACAGCACTGTCTCACGCTGGCCGCCGGGGCCGGTCACGACTCCTTCGACGTGCGTCATGCCCACCGAGCCCACCTCTATTCATATAATCGCCCGGTGGGTGCGCTTTGTGAAGTCCTGGCGCTCCAGGTCACCTCGCCGCGACTGCCCCGTCGATCCCCACCACAACTACCTCTGGCACGACGTCCGTGCCCGACTGCCTGACGGCCTCCTCGACCATCCTCAGCAGCCCGGAGCAACAGGGCACAACCATGATGGCCACGGTCAGCGACCGAACATCGTTCAGTCGCAGGATCTCGGCCATCTTCTCCACGTAGCCCCGCGTGTCGTCGAGCTTGGGACAGGCGATGACCAGCTTCTTCCCCCGCAGCAGATCCCGGTGAAAGCTCCCGAGCGCGAACGCGGTGCAGTCCGCGGCCACCAGCAGGTCGGCGTCCCGCAGGTAGGGCGCGAGCGGCGAGACCAGGTGGAGCTGTACCGGCCACTGCGTCAGCTCAGATCGTTGGGGTACGGTCCGCTCTTCGGCCGCAGGATCCCTTTCGATTGTGATGGCCCGGCTCCCCGGGCAACCCATGTGGGGTCGCGGTGGCGCGCCATGCACATGGCTGGCCGCCTCATCGCCGCGCGTTCTGCGAACGTGGGCGTGGGTCGCTTTGGCGTCGTAGGCCTCGACCTCGCGCTCCACGATGCGCAGCGCGCCCGGTGCGCAGACGTCCAGGCACGCGCCCATCCCGTCGCAGTAGATTTCGCGCA
It encodes:
- a CDS encoding aspartyl protease, with amino-acid sequence MGMTHVEGVVTGPGGQRETVLFLVDSGATYTLLPHTVWQSIGLSPTRTMTFSLADGSTMQRQVSECHISLPHGQGHTPVILGEPGDEALLGTVTLEILGLVLNPFTRQLQPMRLVLT
- a CDS encoding 4Fe-4S ferredoxin produces the protein MPATLVKRKIIEIDRDLCDGCGLCTTACAEGALELDAEGKAVLVREIYCDGMGACLDVCAPGALRIVEREVEAYDAKATHAHVRRTRGDEAASHVHGAPPRPHMGCPGSRAITIERDPAAEERTVPQRSELTQWPVQLHLVSPLAPYLRDADLLVAADCTAFALGSFHRDLLRGKKLVIACPKLDDTRGYVEKMAEILRLNDVRSLTVAIMVVPCCSGLLRMVEEAVRQSGTDVVPEVVVVGIDGAVAAR